ATCTGCGTGTAAAAAGCAAAAAATCTCCCCTTTAGCTACTAATGCTCCTTGATTCATTTGTAGAGAACGTCCTGGTTTATCTACTGTGGTAACTGTTACTTGATGAGTTAGAGCAATCTTAACAGTATTATCGCTACTTCCTCCATCGCTGATGATAATTTCTAGAGGTGGGGGTTGAAGGTTATTTAAACAACGTAAGGTTCGTTCTAAACTCCTTTCTTCGTTTAAGGTAGGAATGATAATAGATACTTTATTCATAATTTATAACCTATTCTCAGTTTAGCCGAACGCGCACGAGGATTAAGGTTTATTTCTGAAGGTTGAGCAATAATTGGTTTTTTAGTGATAACTTGTAAAAGTTGATGATCACGGAAACTATGTTTAACTAAACGATCTTCTAAACTATGAAAACTGATCATAGCAATCCTACCACCAGGTTTTAACCACTCGGGAGCTTGAATCAGGAATTTTTCTAGAGATACCAATTCATCATTGACAGCGATACGTAAAGCTTGAAAAACCCTAGTAGCGGGGTGAATTCTTCCATAACGATATTTAGCGGGAACACATGAAGAGATTGCTTCTGCTAGTTGAGTAGTTGTTTGTAATGGACGAGATTGGACAATTTTTTTAGCAATGCGTCGAGACAGTCTTTCTTCCCCATATTCAAAGAATATTTTAGCTAATTCTGCTTCTGACCAATGATTAATAATCGTAGCCGCAGTAAGTGATTGGGTAGAATCCATACGCATATCTAGGGGTGCACTATGACGAAAACTAAAACCCCTACTAGCTACGTCTAATTGCGGGGAACTTACCCCTAAATCGGCAATAATACCATCAAAGAGTTGTTGTGGTTGATAGTTAGCAAAATTACCTTGCCACAATTCCAAACGTTCGGGGATATATTGTTCTAAACTGGATTTAACCGCGGCGATCGCCTCTACATCGCGATCGATTCCTGTTACTGTTACTGTAGGGAAACTTTCTAGGATCAACTTACTATGTCCCCCTCCCCCTAGGGTAGCGTCTAGATAATGTCCGTTTGGAGTAATATTTAGTCCCGTGATTAATTCAGTACTTAAAACAGGTATATGATTAAATTTTGCTTCAAATTCTACAGACATAGGTTAGATTAGGCTC
Above is a window of Gloeocapsa sp. DLM2.Bin57 DNA encoding:
- the rsmH gene encoding 16S rRNA (cytosine(1402)-N(4))-methyltransferase RsmH, whose protein sequence is MSVEFEAKFNHIPVLSTELITGLNITPNGHYLDATLGGGGHSKLILESFPTVTVTGIDRDVEAIAAVKSSLEQYIPERLELWQGNFANYQPQQLFDGIIADLGVSSPQLDVASRGFSFRHSAPLDMRMDSTQSLTAATIINHWSEAELAKIFFEYGEERLSRRIAKKIVQSRPLQTTTQLAEAISSCVPAKYRYGRIHPATRVFQALRIAVNDELVSLEKFLIQAPEWLKPGGRIAMISFHSLEDRLVKHSFRDHQLLQVITKKPIIAQPSEINLNPRARSAKLRIGYKL